One window of the Thermasporomyces composti genome contains the following:
- a CDS encoding DUF202 domain-containing protein produces MDGDGMLHERADQLERTALAWRRTLLALAINGALLVRVSGLTGTWALVAGVLLVAVTVPAWVVTSRTYRRLRGGPAVALLARGRFTVCAVVLVVVVGVCDLLAVLTHR; encoded by the coding sequence GTGGACGGTGACGGCATGCTCCACGAGCGTGCCGACCAGCTTGAGCGAACCGCGCTGGCGTGGCGCCGGACGTTGCTCGCGCTCGCGATCAACGGCGCGTTGCTCGTCCGCGTCTCAGGGCTGACCGGAACGTGGGCACTCGTGGCGGGTGTCCTCCTCGTGGCCGTCACGGTGCCGGCTTGGGTTGTCACCAGTCGTACATACCGAAGGCTCAGAGGTGGGCCCGCTGTGGCACTTCTCGCCCGCGGGAGGTTCACTGTCTGTGCCGTCGTGCTGGTCGTGGTCGTCGGTGTCTGCGACCTGCTGGCGGTGCTGACGCACCGTTGA
- a CDS encoding phosphotransferase family protein, with amino-acid sequence MTTPLTTDTAVEHLRDRGVLGADVAASATVLDGGVSSATFLVETEGERYVVKQPLPYLSVADVWPARLERAGVEANVLGLFGALTPDHVPRLVDYDPKRFVVTMAAAPPSWVEWRAALLRGAVDPAVGETLGRVLGSWHAATRDDPEVLERFGDLGMFVELRGDPYHRTVAARCPELAGPVLACLDELLAERRCLVHGDFSPKNVLVGADSRVWVLDHEVAHAGNPVFDVAFLLHHLVMKAVHLGARDGAAPPRVHACARAFVDAYAAAGGLATDARSAARHTGALLLARVHGKSRATYLTPDEVSRVSLIGAQGVRGELAGVDDLFGAAVRSDPVD; translated from the coding sequence GTGACGACACCGCTGACCACGGACACCGCGGTGGAGCACCTCCGCGACCGCGGTGTGCTCGGCGCCGACGTGGCGGCCTCGGCGACGGTCCTCGACGGCGGCGTCAGCAGCGCGACGTTCCTCGTCGAGACCGAAGGCGAGCGGTACGTCGTCAAGCAGCCCTTGCCATACCTCTCGGTCGCGGACGTCTGGCCGGCCCGGCTGGAACGGGCGGGTGTCGAGGCGAACGTGCTCGGCCTCTTCGGCGCGCTCACTCCCGACCACGTGCCCCGCCTGGTCGACTACGACCCGAAGCGGTTCGTCGTCACGATGGCCGCCGCACCACCGTCGTGGGTCGAATGGCGCGCTGCCCTCCTCCGCGGCGCGGTCGATCCCGCGGTCGGGGAGACCCTGGGACGGGTCCTTGGTTCCTGGCACGCGGCGACCCGCGACGACCCGGAGGTCTTGGAGCGGTTCGGTGACCTCGGGATGTTCGTCGAGCTGCGGGGAGACCCCTACCACCGCACGGTCGCGGCCCGATGCCCGGAGCTCGCCGGACCGGTGCTCGCCTGCCTGGACGAGCTGCTCGCCGAGCGTCGGTGCCTGGTGCACGGCGACTTCTCACCCAAGAACGTCCTCGTCGGGGCCGACAGCCGGGTGTGGGTGCTCGACCACGAGGTCGCCCACGCCGGCAATCCCGTCTTCGACGTCGCGTTCCTGCTCCACCACCTGGTGATGAAGGCGGTCCATCTCGGAGCGCGGGACGGCGCCGCGCCGCCACGCGTGCACGCGTGTGCGCGGGCGTTCGTCGACGCCTACGCCGCCGCCGGCGGGCTGGCGACCGACGCGAGGAGCGCGGCCCGGCACACCGGCGCGCTCCTGCTGGCCCGGGTCCACGGCAAGTCCCGGGCGACGTACCTCACCCCTGACGAGGTCTCGCGGGTCAGCCTGATCGGTGCCCAGGGGGTGCGCGGCGAGCTCGCCGGTGTCGACGACCTGTTCGGGGCGGCCGTGCGGAGCGACCCAGTCGACTGA
- the dnaN gene encoding DNA polymerase III subunit beta, producing the protein MRFTAAADLLGKAAAFAARHTAGHGAPLPALSGLRVSADADQVRFTGYDYEASSTATLPVRVDEPGEVLLPGRVFAEVVHALPARDVDVRSHGSTVEISTGAIEFTLPTLPLDDYPELPPAPGPVGAVDAGAFARAVAHMSKIALRNGTIPVLSGCLVEFGSESLTLTASDRFRIAIRDVPWKPTVPDLPAQVVVPARLLADAAKSLGHSDSLTVGVGELGESLLSLGTDHRLTTMRLIDETYPALRTKVPTDFVGAVTVALEDLRAALRRICIVADRYSAVVLTIADDEIAVGAAGDVDTRGRERLPARLEGSGTTTAFNAGYLLDGLDGLDTPYVRLAFNEGIRPACLTGRESLDGPDLPGVLYVAMPRRLPPSVG; encoded by the coding sequence ATGAGATTCACCGCAGCGGCCGACCTCCTCGGGAAGGCGGCAGCGTTCGCCGCACGGCACACCGCCGGACACGGCGCGCCGCTCCCGGCGCTCAGCGGCCTTCGGGTGTCCGCCGACGCGGACCAGGTCCGGTTCACCGGATACGACTACGAAGCCAGCTCCACCGCGACCCTGCCGGTTCGGGTCGACGAACCCGGTGAGGTGCTGCTGCCTGGTCGGGTCTTCGCCGAGGTCGTGCACGCCCTGCCGGCCCGGGACGTCGACGTCCGCTCCCACGGTTCGACGGTCGAGATCTCCACCGGGGCGATCGAGTTCACCCTTCCCACGCTGCCACTCGACGACTACCCCGAGCTGCCTCCCGCGCCTGGGCCCGTCGGCGCGGTGGACGCCGGGGCGTTCGCCCGAGCGGTGGCGCACATGTCCAAGATCGCGCTGCGGAACGGCACCATCCCTGTCCTGTCCGGGTGCCTCGTCGAGTTCGGGTCGGAGTCCCTCACCCTCACCGCCTCCGACCGGTTCCGCATCGCGATCCGGGACGTGCCCTGGAAGCCCACGGTGCCGGACCTCCCCGCACAGGTGGTGGTGCCAGCCCGACTGCTCGCTGACGCCGCGAAGAGCCTCGGGCACTCCGACTCCCTCACCGTCGGTGTCGGCGAGCTCGGCGAGTCCTTGCTGAGCCTCGGCACCGACCACCGGCTCACCACGATGCGGCTCATCGACGAGACCTACCCGGCGCTGCGGACCAAGGTCCCCACCGACTTCGTGGGGGCCGTCACCGTCGCGCTCGAGGACCTCCGCGCGGCGCTCCGCCGGATCTGCATCGTCGCCGACCGCTACTCCGCCGTCGTGCTCACCATCGCGGACGACGAGATCGCCGTGGGCGCGGCCGGCGACGTGGACACCCGGGGACGCGAACGTCTCCCAGCCCGACTGGAGGGTTCCGGCACCACCACGGCCTTCAACGCCGGCTACCTGCTCGACGGCTTGGACGGGCTCGACACCCCCTACGTCCGGCTCGCGTTCAACGAGGGGATCCGGCCGGCCTGTCTCACCGGGCGTGAGTCCCTCGATGGGCCCGACCTGCCTGGCGTGCTGTACGTCGCCATGCCGCGCCGGCTACCCCCGAGCGTCGGCTGA
- the secD gene encoding protein translocase subunit SecD, whose protein sequence is MSRASLVRAIVSLIIVAGALYFAISTPARLGLDLRGGTQIVLETKDSPTTKADAAATDRALEVLRRRVDALGVAEPNLTRSGENRIIVELPGLQDPREAERVVGRTAQLTFHPVLAAAQKGDKPEKKGERVIQDEAGQWIRLGPAALTGEGVSDAAGRTDPSRGTGWFVTIDFNGKGDDAWTKLTAKAACAPVGDPTRRVAIVLDNKVISSPQVSPDVPCNVGIVGGSTEITGAFDQQSAQELAALIKGGALPVPVEIVEQRVIGPTLGKEAIEASAQAAIIGLALTGLFIVAVYRLMGFLATLALACYTLISYAILVALGATLTLPGLAGFVLAIGMAIDANVLIFERAREEYAATPKRGLLSALTRGFSGAWSAIIDSNVTTVLAAGLLFFLASGPVRGFGVTLSIGVLASMISALVVARMLTEWAVRRSFVRNHPGVTGLSSIGRVRSWITDRSPNLMRHGRTFLLVSALLTVLAVGGIAAKGLNLGVEFAGGRQLVYSSNQPIDVDEAREAVADAGFPRAVVQRSGDDDISVRTEQITTDEALRIERALERLAGDVEKERDELIGPSLGAELRTKALIALGVALLAQMVYLAIRFRWTFGVSAVLAMFHDLLIVVGLFAWLGKPFDGVFLAAALTIIGLSVNDTVVVFDRVRELWASNPRRPFAENANQAVLQTVPRTVNTGMGAMFILAALAVLGGDSLTDFAIALLVGLLVGTYSSSFVATPLAIELQARRNDPPPRVRTRAPESVARRRARQSGSGAVV, encoded by the coding sequence GTGTCTCGCGCTTCCCTCGTCCGCGCCATCGTGTCGCTCATCATCGTCGCCGGCGCGCTCTACTTCGCCATCAGCACACCCGCCCGTCTCGGCCTCGACCTGCGCGGCGGTACCCAGATCGTCTTGGAGACCAAGGACAGCCCGACGACGAAGGCGGACGCCGCGGCGACCGACCGAGCGTTGGAGGTGCTGCGCCGCCGGGTCGACGCGCTCGGTGTCGCCGAGCCCAACCTCACCCGGAGCGGGGAGAACCGGATCATCGTCGAGCTGCCCGGGCTCCAGGACCCACGAGAGGCCGAGCGAGTCGTGGGGCGGACCGCGCAGCTGACCTTCCACCCCGTCCTGGCAGCCGCCCAGAAGGGCGACAAGCCGGAGAAGAAGGGCGAGCGCGTCATCCAGGACGAGGCGGGTCAGTGGATCCGTCTGGGCCCGGCCGCGCTGACCGGTGAGGGTGTCTCCGACGCCGCCGGCCGCACCGACCCGAGCCGCGGCACCGGGTGGTTCGTCACCATCGACTTCAACGGCAAGGGCGACGACGCCTGGACGAAGCTGACCGCCAAGGCCGCGTGCGCGCCGGTCGGTGACCCCACCCGCCGGGTCGCCATCGTGCTCGACAACAAGGTGATCTCCTCCCCCCAGGTCAGCCCGGACGTGCCGTGCAACGTCGGCATCGTGGGCGGCTCCACCGAGATCACCGGCGCGTTCGACCAGCAGTCGGCACAGGAGCTCGCCGCGCTGATCAAAGGTGGCGCGCTCCCCGTGCCCGTCGAGATCGTCGAGCAGCGGGTCATCGGTCCGACGCTGGGCAAGGAGGCCATCGAGGCGAGCGCCCAGGCCGCGATCATCGGCCTCGCCCTCACCGGGCTGTTCATCGTCGCGGTCTACCGGTTGATGGGCTTCCTCGCCACCCTGGCGCTCGCCTGCTACACGCTCATCTCCTACGCCATCCTGGTGGCCCTCGGCGCCACGCTCACCCTGCCCGGCCTGGCGGGCTTCGTGCTGGCGATCGGTATGGCGATCGACGCGAACGTGCTCATCTTCGAGCGCGCGCGGGAGGAGTACGCCGCGACGCCCAAGCGAGGGCTGCTGTCCGCCCTGACCCGGGGCTTCTCCGGCGCGTGGTCGGCCATCATCGACTCCAACGTCACGACGGTGCTCGCGGCCGGGCTGTTGTTCTTCCTGGCCTCCGGTCCGGTGCGCGGCTTCGGCGTCACCCTCTCCATCGGTGTCTTGGCGTCGATGATCTCGGCCTTGGTCGTCGCTCGGATGCTGACCGAGTGGGCGGTTCGGCGAAGCTTCGTCCGCAACCACCCGGGCGTCACCGGGCTGTCGAGCATCGGCCGGGTGCGGTCGTGGATCACCGACCGCAGCCCGAACCTGATGCGGCACGGCCGTACCTTCCTCCTCGTCTCGGCGCTGCTGACGGTCCTGGCGGTGGGCGGAATCGCCGCCAAGGGGCTCAACCTCGGCGTCGAGTTCGCCGGCGGCCGCCAGCTGGTCTACTCCTCCAACCAGCCCATCGACGTCGACGAGGCCCGCGAGGCGGTGGCCGACGCCGGGTTCCCGCGAGCTGTCGTCCAGCGTTCCGGCGACGACGACATCTCGGTGCGGACCGAGCAGATCACCACCGACGAGGCGCTCAGGATCGAGCGTGCCTTGGAGAGGCTCGCTGGGGACGTCGAGAAGGAGCGCGACGAGCTCATCGGCCCGAGCCTGGGCGCCGAGTTGCGCACCAAGGCCCTCATCGCCTTGGGCGTCGCTCTGCTCGCGCAGATGGTCTACCTCGCGATCCGGTTCCGGTGGACGTTCGGCGTGTCCGCCGTCCTCGCGATGTTCCACGACCTGCTGATCGTCGTGGGTCTGTTCGCCTGGCTCGGCAAGCCCTTCGACGGCGTCTTCCTCGCCGCCGCGTTGACGATCATCGGTCTGTCGGTCAACGACACGGTGGTGGTGTTCGACCGGGTGCGCGAGCTGTGGGCGAGCAACCCGAGGCGGCCGTTCGCGGAGAACGCCAACCAGGCGGTCCTCCAGACGGTGCCGCGGACCGTCAACACCGGCATGGGCGCGATGTTCATCCTGGCCGCGCTCGCCGTCCTCGGCGGTGACTCGCTCACCGACTTCGCGATCGCCCTGCTGGTCGGCCTGCTCGTCGGGACCTACTCCTCGTCGTTCGTGGCGACGCCGCTGGCGATCGAGCTCCAGGCGCGGCGTAACGACCCGCCGCCGCGCGTTCGGACGCGGGCCCCGGAGTCGGTCGCCCGGCGGCGCGCTCGACAGTCCGGCTCCGGCGCCGTGGTGTGA
- a CDS encoding YidH family protein: protein MAEQGPEVEPDYRFTLANERTFLAYIRTALAFDAAGVAAVQFLTTVGEASVRAVGAILTLAGIVLSVGAYLRWRANVQAMRRGEPLPATSMPLGLAATTFVVSVIAVALIALS from the coding sequence GTGGCAGAGCAGGGTCCAGAGGTCGAGCCCGACTACCGCTTCACGCTGGCCAACGAGCGGACCTTCCTCGCCTACATCCGCACCGCCCTGGCGTTCGACGCCGCCGGCGTCGCCGCGGTGCAGTTCCTGACGACCGTAGGGGAGGCCTCGGTTCGCGCGGTCGGGGCGATCCTCACGCTCGCGGGGATCGTGCTGTCCGTCGGCGCCTACCTGCGGTGGCGGGCCAACGTCCAGGCGATGCGCCGGGGAGAGCCGCTGCCGGCCACCTCGATGCCGCTCGGGCTCGCCGCCACGACGTTCGTGGTCTCGGTGATCGCCGTGGCCCTCATCGCGCTGTCGTGA
- a CDS encoding alcohol dehydrogenase catalytic domain-containing protein, giving the protein MRAARMYGRRDLRVVDLPELGSPPPGWVRLRVEACGICGTDLEVYLNAPRSDEPPLSAADGPLTMGHEPAGVVVETGPDVDLQVGQRVAVEGHLFCDTCFWCRRGDYALCATLRSTGQGADGGLAEEMLVPARICLPYADTLAPEHAALAEPTSVACRAVRRARLEPGSTVVVVGGGSIGLLLSQVARLRGAGQVVVVEPVKRRRELATCLGADLAVAPEDAGQALADLTEGVGADVAFEAGGRPETVRRALEWTRKGGRTVLLGVTNGTLELDLLSFLLSEKELVASLSHTYDVDFPEAVRLLETGQVQVEPLISDRISLDQVVTHGFEALLAEPDAHLKVVVLPNGPVEPARAADLEATG; this is encoded by the coding sequence ATGCGAGCGGCGCGCATGTATGGCCGGCGGGACCTGCGAGTGGTCGACCTTCCCGAGCTCGGCAGTCCGCCTCCCGGCTGGGTCCGGCTCCGCGTGGAGGCGTGCGGCATCTGCGGGACGGACCTGGAGGTCTACCTCAACGCCCCGAGGTCGGACGAGCCTCCGCTGTCGGCGGCCGATGGGCCGCTCACGATGGGCCACGAACCAGCCGGCGTCGTCGTCGAGACCGGCCCCGACGTGGACCTCCAGGTCGGCCAGCGGGTCGCGGTGGAGGGGCACCTCTTCTGCGACACGTGCTTCTGGTGCCGGCGCGGGGACTACGCGCTGTGCGCGACCCTTCGTTCGACGGGGCAGGGCGCCGACGGTGGGCTCGCCGAGGAGATGCTGGTGCCAGCGCGCATCTGCCTCCCCTACGCCGACACGCTGGCGCCGGAGCACGCGGCGCTCGCCGAGCCGACGTCGGTCGCGTGTCGAGCGGTCCGCCGCGCCCGACTCGAGCCCGGCTCGACCGTCGTGGTGGTGGGCGGCGGCAGCATCGGGCTGCTCCTCAGCCAGGTGGCCCGACTCCGCGGCGCCGGTCAGGTCGTGGTCGTCGAGCCGGTGAAGCGTCGTCGGGAGCTCGCGACGTGCCTCGGGGCCGACCTCGCGGTGGCGCCTGAGGACGCCGGCCAGGCGCTCGCCGACCTCACCGAGGGTGTGGGCGCCGACGTCGCCTTCGAGGCTGGCGGCCGGCCTGAGACGGTTCGACGGGCGCTCGAGTGGACTCGCAAGGGCGGACGCACCGTCCTCCTCGGTGTCACGAACGGCACCCTGGAGCTCGACCTGCTCTCGTTCCTGCTGAGCGAGAAGGAGCTGGTGGCGTCGCTCTCGCATACCTACGACGTCGACTTCCCCGAAGCCGTGCGCCTGCTGGAGACGGGTCAGGTCCAGGTGGAGCCGCTGATCAGCGACCGGATCAGCCTGGACCAGGTGGTGACGCATGGCTTCGAGGCGCTGCTCGCCGAGCCCGACGCCCACCTCAAGGTGGTCGTCCTGCCGAACGGGCCGGTCGAGCCAGCCCGCGCGGCGGACCTGGAGGCGACTGGGTGA
- a CDS encoding 1,4-dihydroxy-2-naphthoyl-CoA synthase: MAAGSSQVSELFDPAAWKPVDGFEFTDITYHRAVDQGTVRIAFNRPEVRNAFRPHTVDELYRALDHARTTPDVGCVLLTGNGPSPKDGGWAFCSGGDQRVRGPAGYQYAEGETADTIDRARLGRLHILEVQRLIRFMPKVVICVVPGWAAGGGHSLHVVCDLTLASREHARFKQTDADVASFDGGFGSAYLARQVGQKFAREIFFLGREYDAEEAHRMGMVNAVVPHADLERVALEWARVINAKSPTALRMLKYAFNLIDDGLVGQQLFAGEATRLAYMTDEAAEGRDAFLEKRAPDWSRFPYYY; encoded by the coding sequence ATGGCGGCTGGGTCTTCGCAGGTGTCGGAGCTGTTCGACCCCGCGGCGTGGAAGCCGGTCGACGGCTTCGAGTTCACCGACATCACCTACCACCGGGCCGTGGACCAGGGGACGGTGCGAATCGCGTTCAACCGTCCCGAGGTGCGCAACGCGTTCCGTCCGCACACGGTCGACGAGCTGTACCGAGCGCTCGACCACGCGCGGACGACGCCGGATGTCGGCTGTGTCCTCCTCACCGGGAACGGCCCGTCGCCGAAGGACGGCGGGTGGGCCTTCTGCTCCGGTGGTGACCAACGGGTCCGTGGCCCCGCGGGCTACCAGTACGCCGAGGGCGAGACCGCCGACACGATCGACCGGGCCCGGCTGGGGCGCCTGCACATCCTGGAGGTCCAGCGGCTGATCCGGTTCATGCCGAAGGTGGTGATCTGCGTCGTCCCAGGGTGGGCGGCCGGGGGTGGGCACAGCCTGCACGTGGTCTGCGACCTCACGCTGGCCAGCCGCGAGCACGCCCGCTTCAAGCAGACCGACGCGGACGTGGCCAGCTTCGACGGTGGGTTCGGCTCGGCCTACCTCGCGCGGCAGGTGGGGCAGAAGTTCGCGCGCGAGATCTTCTTCCTCGGCCGCGAGTACGACGCGGAGGAGGCCCACCGGATGGGCATGGTGAACGCGGTCGTTCCCCACGCGGACCTGGAGCGGGTCGCGCTGGAGTGGGCCCGCGTCATCAACGCCAAGAGCCCCACGGCACTGCGCATGCTCAAGTACGCGTTCAACCTCATCGACGACGGTCTGGTGGGCCAGCAGCTGTTCGCCGGTGAGGCGACCCGCCTGGCCTACATGACGGACGAGGCCGCCGAGGGGCGGGACGCCTTCTTGGAGAAGCGTGCCCCGGATTGGTCCAGGTTCCCCTACTACTACTGA
- a CDS encoding DMT family transporter yields MDTSSSTRAAGDRTWLVALAASLWGTSSLMRDPLKAEYPAATIVFFEHLVLVLCLAPWLVGAVRALLAASPRVKAAVLVIGAGSSALATTLFTAAFAYGDPVTPQVLQKLQPLFAMLLAAVLLGERLARRFAWFAVPALAGAWLLAFADPFAVSISSAVAAVLALGAALLWGAGTVLGRLAGSELSPVHLTTLRFAVGLPATALIAAAQGVPLALSPVTGRNVVLLLVLALVPGLLALTLYYRGLSRTPASRATLAELAFPVTAAAVGVGVLDAHLTWSQWLGFVLVLAAITALSLHERSAERPAVRVPEPVGTSASV; encoded by the coding sequence ATGGACACGTCCTCCTCGACGCGAGCGGCGGGCGACCGCACGTGGCTCGTCGCGCTCGCGGCCTCCCTGTGGGGCACCTCGTCGCTGATGCGGGACCCGCTCAAGGCGGAGTACCCGGCGGCCACCATCGTGTTCTTCGAGCACCTGGTCCTGGTGCTGTGTCTCGCGCCGTGGCTGGTCGGCGCCGTCCGGGCCCTGCTCGCCGCGAGCCCTCGGGTCAAGGCGGCGGTCCTGGTGATCGGCGCCGGCTCCTCCGCCCTGGCGACCACGCTCTTCACCGCGGCGTTCGCCTACGGTGACCCGGTCACCCCGCAGGTGCTGCAGAAGCTGCAGCCGCTGTTCGCCATGCTGCTGGCCGCGGTCCTGCTGGGTGAGCGTCTCGCTCGGCGTTTCGCGTGGTTCGCCGTCCCGGCGTTGGCGGGAGCGTGGTTGCTCGCGTTCGCCGACCCGTTCGCGGTCAGCATCTCCAGTGCGGTCGCGGCCGTGCTGGCGCTCGGCGCCGCGTTGCTGTGGGGCGCGGGAACGGTCCTGGGCCGGCTGGCCGGGTCGGAGCTGTCACCGGTCCACCTCACCACGCTGCGGTTCGCGGTCGGCCTTCCGGCAACCGCCCTGATCGCCGCGGCCCAGGGAGTCCCCCTGGCACTCTCACCCGTGACCGGCCGGAATGTCGTCCTGCTGCTCGTCCTGGCGCTGGTGCCCGGCCTGCTCGCCCTCACGCTGTACTACCGCGGGCTGTCCCGGACGCCCGCGTCGCGGGCGACGTTGGCCGAGCTCGCCTTCCCGGTCACCGCCGCCGCGGTGGGGGTCGGGGTCCTCGACGCTCACCTCACCTGGAGCCAGTGGCTGGGATTCGTGCTGGTCCTGGCCGCGATCACGGCGCTGAGCCTGCACGAGCGGTCGGCCGAGCGTCCGGCCGTGCGGGTGCCCGAGCCGGTCGGTACGAGCGCGTCGGTGTGA
- a CDS encoding alpha/beta fold hydrolase, whose product MEEAAAVIERSGSSIHYWTAGPERSPLVVFTHDGLADHRMFDAQLATLWEAGYRTLRWDMRGHGRSQPLGKTPLTVRDLADDLLAVLDAITLGRPFCLVGQGLGGQVAQVVARWRPERAAALVLVATAQVAERVPVRRRVGWWWSRARLRCRDDGWLRHRVARAAALRRSAQTYAFAATDPLSRRHLVEILRATWLAAHPRPTYLEPSYPGTHYSSLAYVAAQPVLLLVGDHDAAGLRAARRWSERDPRCELVVVPYAGHRANQDNPTEFNHALVSFLAAHCPVPRGVR is encoded by the coding sequence GTGGAGGAGGCCGCGGCCGTCATCGAACGGTCCGGGTCATCGATCCACTACTGGACCGCCGGTCCGGAACGGTCCCCCCTCGTCGTCTTCACCCACGACGGCTTGGCCGACCACCGCATGTTCGACGCGCAGCTCGCCACGCTGTGGGAGGCGGGTTACCGCACGCTGCGCTGGGACATGCGGGGACATGGTCGTTCCCAGCCGTTGGGCAAGACCCCCTTGACAGTCCGCGACCTCGCGGACGACCTTCTCGCCGTGCTGGACGCCATCACCCTCGGTCGGCCGTTCTGCCTGGTCGGGCAAGGGTTGGGGGGACAGGTGGCCCAGGTGGTGGCGCGCTGGCGGCCGGAGCGCGCGGCGGCTCTCGTCCTCGTCGCGACCGCCCAGGTCGCGGAGCGGGTGCCAGTTCGGCGACGCGTTGGCTGGTGGTGGTCACGAGCGCGGCTCCGGTGTCGCGATGACGGGTGGCTGCGGCATCGCGTGGCGCGGGCCGCCGCGCTGCGACGCAGCGCCCAGACGTACGCCTTTGCCGCGACGGACCCGTTGAGCCGACGGCACCTCGTCGAGATCCTTCGCGCCACGTGGCTCGCCGCACATCCGCGCCCGACCTACCTCGAGCCCTCCTACCCGGGCACGCACTACTCGTCCCTGGCGTACGTGGCGGCGCAGCCGGTCCTCCTCCTCGTCGGCGACCACGACGCCGCCGGCCTCCGGGCCGCGCGGCGCTGGTCCGAACGCGACCCCCGCTGTGAGCTCGTCGTCGTCCCGTACGCCGGCCACCGCGCCAACCAGGACAACCCCACGGAGTTCAACCACGCGCTCGTGTCGTTTCTGGCCGCGCATTGTCCGGTTCCGCGCGGCGTTCGCTGA
- a CDS encoding aminopeptidase C, translated as MGAELTPSELELFRKGFAANPTYRLVQNAVTQTSIDDLALDREIVCRTDRSVSHLLDDWTVTNQMRSGRCWLFAGLNLLRVGAMRRMNLKSFEFSQNYLLFWDKLERANYFLEAIIDTADRDLDDRTVAYLLKEVANDGGQWNMFAALVKKHGLVPKTVMPETQSSSATARMNEVLRRILRQGARDVRALREAGPEAMRARKREILEVVHRVLCIHLGTPPERFDWQWVDKDRAFHRDGELTPQEFAERYVTIPLDDYVCLVHDPRESSPVGRTFTVDRLGNVVGAPPVIYLNVEIDLMKRLAMRTIMDGEPVWFGCDVGKMMRRDIGIWDAKLYDLEPLYDTTFDLTKAERLLYGESAMTHAMLFTGVDVVDDTPRRWRVENSWGDKDADQGFYTMNDSWFDEYVFEIAVRRDLLPAELRAALDEEPIVLPAWDPMGALAH; from the coding sequence ATGGGAGCGGAGCTCACGCCCAGCGAGCTAGAGCTATTCCGGAAAGGCTTCGCCGCCAACCCCACCTACCGCCTGGTCCAGAACGCCGTCACGCAGACGTCGATCGACGACCTGGCTCTCGACCGGGAGATCGTCTGCCGAACCGACAGGTCCGTCTCGCACCTGCTGGATGACTGGACCGTCACCAACCAGATGCGCAGCGGGAGATGCTGGCTCTTCGCCGGCCTGAACCTGCTCCGCGTCGGGGCGATGCGACGGATGAACCTCAAATCGTTCGAGTTCTCCCAAAACTACCTGCTGTTCTGGGACAAACTGGAGCGGGCCAACTACTTCCTCGAGGCGATCATCGACACCGCCGACCGCGACCTCGACGACCGCACCGTGGCGTACCTGTTGAAGGAGGTCGCCAACGACGGCGGCCAGTGGAACATGTTCGCCGCGCTGGTGAAGAAGCACGGTCTCGTGCCCAAGACCGTCATGCCCGAGACCCAGAGCTCGTCGGCCACCGCACGCATGAACGAGGTGCTGCGGAGGATCCTGCGCCAGGGCGCCCGCGACGTACGGGCGCTGCGCGAGGCCGGACCCGAGGCGATGCGCGCGCGAAAGCGGGAGATCCTCGAGGTCGTCCACCGGGTCCTCTGCATCCACCTCGGCACCCCACCGGAGCGCTTCGACTGGCAGTGGGTCGACAAGGACCGCGCGTTCCACCGGGACGGTGAGCTGACCCCGCAGGAGTTCGCGGAGCGCTACGTCACCATCCCCCTCGACGACTACGTCTGCCTCGTCCACGACCCGCGCGAGTCCAGCCCGGTGGGCCGCACCTTCACCGTCGACCGGCTCGGCAACGTGGTGGGCGCGCCGCCCGTCATCTACCTGAACGTCGAGATCGACCTCATGAAGCGCCTCGCCATGCGGACCATCATGGACGGGGAGCCGGTGTGGTTCGGCTGCGACGTCGGGAAGATGATGCGGCGCGACATCGGCATCTGGGACGCCAAGCTGTACGACCTGGAGCCGCTCTACGACACGACGTTCGACCTCACCAAGGCCGAACGGCTCCTCTACGGGGAGTCGGCGATGACCCACGCGATGCTCTTCACCGGTGTCGACGTGGTCGACGACACCCCGCGACGCTGGCGAGTGGAGAACAGCTGGGGCGACAAGGACGCCGACCAGGGCTTCTACACGATGAACGACTCGTGGTTCGACGAGTACGTCTTCGAGATCGCCGTCCGGCGCGACCTGCTGCCGGCGGAGCTGCGCGCCGCCCTGGACGAGGAGCCGATCGTGCTGCCCGCGTGGGACCCGATGGGCGCCCTCGCCCACTGA